A genomic segment from Paenibacillus sp. FSL K6-1096 encodes:
- a CDS encoding nitroreductase family protein gives MSTFSELVQSRRSANNFVEGVKIPQNELEEMFSLARLAPSAFNLQHAHYKVISNDTVKEQIRSAAYGQYKIHTASAVIVVLGDKNAYLQAPEIYSGLKLLGAMSEEAYDQVIQSINDSYTGNDAFQRDEAIRNASLSAMQFMLIAKDKGWDTCPMIGFDPEEVKKVLGLSDNLVPVMLITIGKDNQHKIRPRGYRKPVNEFVEFI, from the coding sequence ATGAGTACTTTTTCCGAATTGGTTCAATCCCGCAGATCCGCCAACAATTTCGTGGAAGGCGTCAAAATCCCGCAAAACGAGCTGGAAGAGATGTTCTCGCTGGCCCGCCTGGCGCCTTCGGCCTTCAATCTGCAGCACGCCCACTACAAGGTCATCAGCAATGATACGGTGAAGGAGCAGATCCGCAGCGCCGCTTACGGCCAGTACAAGATTCACACCGCCTCCGCTGTCATTGTAGTTCTGGGTGACAAGAATGCCTATTTGCAGGCCCCTGAGATCTATAGCGGGCTGAAGCTGCTGGGAGCGATGAGCGAGGAGGCTTATGATCAGGTTATTCAATCGATCAATGACTCTTATACAGGGAACGATGCATTCCAGCGGGATGAGGCGATCCGCAATGCGTCGCTGTCCGCGATGCAGTTCATGCTGATTGCCAAGGATAAGGGCTGGGATACCTGCCCGATGATCGGCTTCGACCCCGAAGAAGTGAAGAAGGTCCTCGGCCTCAGCGACAATCTGGTTCCGGTGATGCTGATTACGATCGGCAAGGACAACCAGCACAAGATCAGACCGCGCGGCTACCGCAAGCCGGTGAATGAGTTCGTTGAATTTATCTGA
- a CDS encoding DUF1641 domain-containing protein, with the protein MSETVTQSPSQQEVPAAAQSLPGGDVLNELMKPEVQQSLMLLIEQLPQINQLVGALGKSMDFVQSVATDEVLKNDTVGAIKEIAEPVVDTVKNLAATAIEAKDRAEASNETISLFGMMKMIKDPQVQKALRFMNAYLQVSGERQSAK; encoded by the coding sequence ATGTCAGAAACAGTTACTCAGTCCCCATCGCAGCAAGAAGTACCGGCTGCAGCCCAGTCGCTTCCCGGAGGCGATGTTCTGAATGAGCTGATGAAGCCGGAGGTTCAGCAATCGCTGATGCTGCTGATCGAACAGCTTCCGCAGATTAACCAATTGGTGGGTGCATTAGGCAAATCGATGGATTTCGTGCAGTCGGTTGCCACCGATGAAGTTTTGAAGAATGACACGGTCGGTGCGATCAAGGAAATCGCGGAGCCTGTGGTCGACACGGTCAAGAATCTGGCAGCCACAGCCATTGAAGCGAAGGACCGCGCAGAGGCCAGCAATGAGACGATCAGCCTGTTCGGCATGATGAAAATGATTAAGGACCCGCAGGTACAGAAGGCGCTCCGGTTCATGAATGCCTATCTGCAGGTCAGCGGCGAACGCCAGTCTGCGAAATAG